The Streptomyces sp. NBC_00162 sequence CCTGCGGGTCGGAAGACCCAGTCCGGGTTCTCGGCAAGCAACTCTGTGGCGCGGCGCGCGAAGTCCGTGAGCCCACGGTTGATGTGGTCCGGTTCGTGCCACACCACGTCCTCGGCGTAGTTCTCGGCGATGACCGCGGCCCGGCGGTCCGGGTCGGGTTCGTTGAAGACCTCGAGAAGGTTGACTCGCATCAGATCGGCGGGGGATCTGGTCATGGTGAGTCCGTTCGTGTGGGCTGGTCGGTTGGTGTGGCGGAGGGCCACTGCGGTCGACGCGGCCGAGCCGGTCAGGTCGCGACGGCGGGGGCGGTCCGTAGCGGGGCGAGAGCCGCGGTCCAGGCGATGACCTGGTCGAGCATGGTGTCCAGCGCATGAAGGTTGTGGTCGCCGGGTTTGAAGACGCTGAAGTTCTCGAAGTCGGTGTGCAGAGAGAGCACGACTTGCTGGCGTACGTCGGCCATCTGGAGTTCGGCGGCGACCAGGCGCAGTTGTTCGGCGGATCGTGCGCCGCCCGCAGCCCCGTAGGAGACCAGGCCGAGGGCTTTGTTGTTCCACTCGGCGTACAGGTAGTCCAGGGCGTTCTTGAGCACACCGGGGATGTCGTGGTTGTACTCGGGGGTGACGATGACGAATCCGTCGTACGCGGCGATGGTCTCGGCCCAGCGCCGGGTGTGCTCGTTCTGGTACTGGCCGAGGGAGGGCGGCATCGGCTCGTCGAGGTGGGGGAGGGGGTGCTCGCGCAGATCGAGCAGATCGAAGCCGGCGTCGGTCCGGCGCGAAGCGTGGTCGAGGACCCAGCGTGCCACTTGGTCTCCGACGCGGTTGGGTCGGGTGCTGCCGACGATGATGCCGATGGTGGGCATGGTGGGCCTGCCTCTTCGTGGTGCCGTGCGTCTGCGGGACACGCGCTGCCCGGATCGTTGGTGACGGGCAGGCGCGGTGACCAGTGCAGCAGCACGTTGCGGGGGCGCGCGGAGCGGTTCGGTCAGCTCGGGACGGCGGCTGACGCCGTGACGGCGGAGGTGGCCGGGTGGTCGCGGTGCTCTTCGGTGCTTCGCGGTCATGCGGGAGTCCGGCACCTTTCCCGGATCCGCCCCGCCAGCAGCCTGGTCGGTCCGGCGACAGCGACCCTTCGGCGGGGAGGCCGGCGCGTGTTTCGGCCAGCAGAGCGGCGAGCCGTGCTCGCCTCTCCCGGCACCGAGGACCCGCTCCAGTACCTGGTCACCCGCGCCCACGGCGTGCGGACCAGCCCGCCGCGGTGACCACCCGCCCGCGGACCGGCAACGAACCTCCCCGCGAGGCAGCCATGAACACCACCCACACAGCACCCCCAGGCCGCCCCTGCCCGCGGCCCTCGAATCGATCGCGGTACTGCGGGGCGACCCGGCTTACGACGACCTGCGGCACACTTACACCCGCCGCGGCTCACCCGCCGCCGTACTGCGCGTGCGCGGCCCTGGGGACATCGCCACCGCCCTCGCCCACAGCCGGACGGCGGGCCTTTCGTTCGCCGTGCGCAGCGGGGGCCATGGGATCAGCGCGCGGTCCACCGACGACCGCGGCCTGGTCGTCTACCTGTCCCGGCTGGACGAGGGTGGTGGAGTCGATGCTGACCAGGGACAGCTCCACCTCGCCCGGTTTCGCCGCCTCCGCGATCAGGTCCTCCAGCAGGGCTTCGAACACTCCTGCGGCACGCCACTGGCGGGAGCGGTTGGAGACGGTTGACCAGGCGCCGAACTCGCTCGGCATCTACGGGCCGTACTCGCCGATCGGCAGGTGCGGCTCTATGAACTCCCAGTCTTCGTCCGTCAGTTGCGCGCGTGTCACGCACGACGGTCTACCGGGATAGGGCCTGGAACGGGGCGAAACCACGGACTGATCACGGCCCGATCCGCGCTAGGCGGGCTGCGGGGCGGGCGTTTCCGGAGCGGCCGCGACGTTGCGGGTCTCGCGCATGATCAGCAGGCCGTTGACCACCATCAGTGTCGCGGTCAGGCAGTGGACGCCGAGCGCGGTGGCCACGGAGCCCTGGTGGGCCAGCACGTTGGCCATGTCGCCGTACGCGGCGAGGGCCTCCACCAGCAGCGCCCAGCCCAGCGCCCGGCGGTGACCCGTCACCAGCAGGATGCCCAGGACCAGGGCCATGACGACGTCGCGGATTCCCTTGATGATCAGGAAGCCGTCGCCGTCGCCGGACGGCCAGCTCGGCAGGCCGTAGCCCGGCGCTGTCGTTTCCGGGCTCAGGATGTACTCCGTCCCGAACCAGAGGATGAAGAGGATGAAGGCGGCGGCCAGGACGGTGTTGATCTTCTTCAGCGACATTGATCTTCTCCATGCGAGTCTTCGTCAGATTGGTGAGCTTCGTGGAGCCTGCCGAGTCGTGTGCAGCCTGATCAGGCCGCGTGGACGCGGCCGATCGAGGGCGCAGCTTGCCGGGGTCGCAGTTGTGGGATCTGAGCGGCAGCTGCATTCCCGAATGTCGGGATTTCGGTGGCCAGCCGCCCCCGAGGAGTGGGGACTGGCCACCGGCGCGGCCCCGGCCCGCGGGGTCGGAAATCCGATGCCCTCTCCGGCCCACCCGACAGGGCAAAAGCCGTCGATATGCAGGGGGCGCACCAGTGCATGTCGGGGCAGCGGTGGTATCAGGCGAGGGCGGCGACCAGCAGGGTGAAGGCGGCGATGATGACGGCGACGCGGACGTAGTGGAAGCGTTCCCAGCGGTGCAACTGCTGCTTCCAGTCGGCGGGCCGGTTCTCGGGGGTCCAGGTCTTGTTTCGGTTGTTGATCGGGACGAGCAGCAGGATCGACATGACCACGCTGAGGATCAGCAGTCCGGCGGCGGTGACGACGAGTCCGGCGCCGTGGTGGTGCCATCCGGCGACGGCCCAGATCGCGCTGAGGACGAGCGAGCCTATGTACCAGAACGGCATCAGGGCGCCGAGCATCCGGCCGCCGTGAGCGTGGCCGAGCTGGCCGCTGTCCTCGGGAAGCGCGTCCAGGATCCGGTTCATGATGAAGGCGACGGAGAACTCCACCCCCACCATCAGGCCGACGACGACGGTGGTGACGACCTCGAGTGCGTCGAGCATGACGATCCCTCCGTGAACTAGCGTTGCTAGATGATGAGGCAACGCTAGTACTACTAACGCTCGGATGTCTAGCGGTGCTAGGATCGAATCATGTCGGTACAAGAACGCAAGGAGCGCGAACGGGCGGAGCGCGAGCGCCTCATCGTGGCGACGGCCCGCGAACTCGCCGAGCAGCAGGGCTGGGACGCAGTCACCACCCGCCGGCTCGCCGAGCGCATCGAATACAGCCAGCCCGTCCTCTACAGCCACTTCCGCGGCAAGCGCGAGATCATCGGCGCCGTCGCCCTGGAAGGCGCCGCCGAGATGGCCGCGGCGGTGCGTGCCGCGGCATCCAGAGCGAACAGCCCGCGCGAGCGGGTCGCCGCCCTCGCTCGCGCCTACCTCGACTTCGCCGAGCACAACCCGGCGGTCTACGACGCCTTGTTCCAGCTCGACGGCGGCCTGGCGTACGCGCAGGAGGACACCCCCGAGCCGCTGAAGGACGCCTTCGCCGCCCTGCTCGAGTGCCTCGCCGAGGTCGCCGGCGACGGCGTCCACCCGGGTATGTTCACCGAGGTGTTCTGGGCGGCTCTGCACGGCCTGGCGACCCTGACCCGAGCGGGCCGCCTGATGCCCGAGGACGCTGAGCCGAGGGTGGAGCTGTTGGTGGACCGGCTCGCCATGATCTGACACACCGTCCCGGCGGGCACGCAGCCGGGGTCCTCGGGCTCCGCCCGCTTCCTGCCTGCGGCAACGCTTCCGGTCACTCGCATCCACACGGCGCAGCCGGAGATCGCCGGGTCCCGCACCTCAGACGGGGCACCCACCCCGGAGGTTGATGGCGGTGATGTGGACGGTGGCCAGGTAGCGGACGGCGAGCTTGTCGAACCGGGTGGCTGCCGCCCGGTGGCGTTTGAGGCGGTTGATGCCGCACTCCACGGCATGCCGGCCGCGGCAGTCGATCGGGTCGAAGGCGGCCGGCCGGCCGACCTCCGGCCGGGCGATGCGGATACCGGCCATCACCGCCTCGAGGCGCGGGACATCCCCGGCCTGCCCGGCGCTCAGGACCAGCGACAAGGGCCTTTGCCCGTGCTCGCAGGCCGGGTGCAGTTTGGTCGACAGCCCGCCGCGGGAGCGGCCCATCGCGTGATCGCCCGGATCCGGTGTGCTCCCGCCGGGCGGCTCGCGCTGGGCATCCGGCTGCCGACGGGCGCCGGCGGCGTGCTGATGCGCGCGCATTATGGTGGCGCCTGCCAGGAGCCGTAGCACGCGGGCACGTCCCGCCACGGCGCGCCGACCCGCACCCGCCATCGGATGCCGTCGATGAGCTGCCGCTTGGTCCACTTCGAGGGCCGACCCGGCCGCCTGGGAGCAGGTAACTACGGCTCCAGGATCGCCCACTGTGCGTCGGTCAATCGAACCGCCGCGTCACCGCTAGGGAGGCCACGAGGTCTCCGATGTCTGGTTCTTCTTGGTCGATGAACCCTTACCGGAGACCTCATTCCTTCCCGATCAACACGCCGCCGCTCAGCTCACTTCGAAACGCGGCCTACTGGTCGCGCTTGGCCCAGATGGGGCCCTGATCGGTCCAGATGACACCCTTGTTGCGGCAGAGGCAGAAGGGGTGGCCAATGGGGTCGGCGTAGACGCGGAAGCCGTAGCCGTCGGGGCCGATGCAGTCCCGCTGCAGGGTCGCGCCGAGGGCCAGGACGCGGCGCTGTTCGGCCTCGATGTCGTCGACTTCGAAGTCGAGGTGGAACTGCTTGGGGTGCTCGCTGTCGGGCCACTGCGGGGCGCGGTAGTCCTCCACCTGGATGAAGGCCAGTTCGATCTCGCCGAATTGGATACCGGCCCAGTTCTCGTTACTGCCCTCCTTGACCGGGAGCCCCGTCACCTCAGAGTAGAAGGCTGCCAGCTTCATCGTATCCGGGCAATCGACAATGAAATCGGTTAGTCGTAGCATCCCGCGATCTTGCCACAAGATCAAATGAGCCGGACTTTGAGAAGGCCCTAGCCGCCTCGCGGCGGTACGGCCCTCCGCCTGTTCGTCGGAAGGAGGCAGCGGAGCTCTTCGTACGCCGTCTGCACTGAGCCTTGCACGACGCCGGCGTCCAGGTGCGGGCGCGCCTCCTTCCCCGGGAGGCCCGGCCCTGACTGACTGTCAGGGCCGGGCGTTGAAGGCGGGGACATCTTGTACCCAAGGTTTGGTGTTGACCGATTGACCACGATGCTGTCGGTTCGTGAAGGGGATGCGGCAGCGGAAGCCCTACCGGCTCGGGTTCCGCGGGTGGTTCAGGCTCCGCCGCCGCGACACCACCGAAGGGATCACCGGCGCCGGTCACCGGTGCCCCCTCGCACCGGGCGGTGCCTACTGCTTCAGCCGTGCGTCCGGCACTCCGGCCGCTCCGATGAACGTCGGCGCGAGCGCCTGTTCGGGCGTGAGACCGAAGCCGAGACCGGTGCCGTAGACCGCCGTGGCGAGGGCCTGAAACGCCGGGGGAGGCGTGATGGCGTTGGGGTTCTTGGTGGAGACCACCTCGATCGCCGTGCGAAGCGTGGGCGAGTACATGGTGGTGGATTCGTAGCCGGCGAAGCTGCCTTCTCCGCCGATGAACCCGCCGGACTCGACGAAGCCCAGTCCGTACCGCCACTTGCCGGGCCCGTTGTAGTTCCTTGTGAAGACGAAGGGGATCGGGTTCTTGGTCGGTTCGGCCCAGACCGCGGGCTTGAGCAGCGCATCGGTCGCCAGGGCGCGGGACCAGAGCCGCATGTCGGAGAGCGCCGAGACCATGGCTCCGTGCGCCCATAGGCACGACGCCGGGATGGCCGTCGCGTCATCGGCAGCGGTGGGTGCCTAGGTGGGGCACACATCACCCAGTCCGTACCCGTGGGTGAAGGGTGTGGTGAGGCCGTTGCCAGAGGTCGGGAGCAGGGTGCGGTGGAGTCCGAGCGGCCGGGTGATGCGCTGCTGGACCGCGGTGCTCAGATCCTGGCCGCCGGCCAGCTTCACGACACGGCCGAGCAGGTTGTAACCGTAGTTGCTGTACGACCACTTGGCGCCGGGAGCTGCGACAGGGGGAACGGGCCCAGGACTCGGCGAGCAGGGATTTATCCGTGCTGAATCTTCCAGCCTCAATGACTGCCAGGCAGAGTGCGTTGCCGAGGGTGTCGATGGCCTGCCGCTGGAGGCGGAGGCGTACGTGGGCTTAGAGGGCATCTGATCTAGGTAGTTGGTGTTTTGGGATGTTCTTGTGACTGCACGCGCCGGTGGTCGTTGCCTGGGGTATGAGTGCTCGGCGTGCGTATCGCAGTGACGTCTCGGATGCCCGCTGGGCCTTGATCGAGCCGGTGTTCGTCGCCTGGCGGGCCGCAAGATCAGGGCCCGGTACCGCAGCGCGGGTGCACGACCTGCGAGAGATCGTGAACGCGATCCTGTACGTCAACCGCACCGGTATTCCGTGGGAGTACCTGCCCCACGACTTCCCGCCGTTCAAGACCGTCTACGACTACTTCGCCAAGTGGGAGGCGGACGGAACAACCGAGCTGGTCCATGACCTCTTGCGTGACCGGACCCGCCGGGCGAACGCTCGAAGCGCCGAGCCGTCCGCAGCCGTGGTGGACGCGCAGAGCGTGAAGACCTCGAGCAATGTCTCCGAAGCCAGTCAGGGCATCGATGCCGGCAAGAAGATCAAAGGACGCAAACGTCACCTGATCACCGACACCCTCGGACTGGTCCTGACAGTCCTCGTCACCGCCGCCTCGGTCCACGACTCCGTCGGCGGCAAGCAGGCTCTGACCGAGTTGGCAGCGGCCCATCCGAGCGTGACCAGGGTGTGGGCCGACGGCGGCTACCAGACCAGCGTGATCCAGCACGGCGCCGGCCTCGGGATCGATGTTCAGGTAGTGCAGCGACCGCGCGTGAAGGGCTTCCGGCCGCTGCCCAAGCGGTGGGTGATCGAGCGGACCTTCGGCTGGCTGATGCAGCACCGCCGCCTGGCACGTGACTACGAAGCCCTACCTCAGAGATCCCGCACGATGATCCACTGGGCCATGGCTAACAAAATGAGCCGTGAGCTCACCGGAGAATCGTCACCAACCTGGCGAATCGAAACGGACATCCCGTTCACAACCATATGAATGTTGATCAGATGCCCTCTTAGAGGTCCTAACAGAATGACTCGCTCGGCGTCTTCACGGCCCCTGTGATGGGTGGTGCACGTGGTTGCTAGTGTCCGGGCGTGACCCTGACTGACCTCAGCAACGGCTTTCGTGACGACGAACAGAGACGGCGAGTCCGGGCGGTCATTCATGATCGCCTGGCAGATGACCGTGATCCACAGGAGTGTCGTTACCTCATGCGGTTCTGGTGGCAACTGAGCATGCCGTACAGCGAGGTGTCGATGCAGGATCTAAGGCTGAACGTCCACCAGCGGAAGTTTGACGTGGTGGAGGAGCTGATCAACGCCATCAGGTCGTCCCATGCTCGGATCGATGTGTGGACTGCCAGTGCTGAGCAAGCCTTCGCGGTCATCGAGGACCGTGGTTTTCGGGGTGCCCCGGACACCGAGAGCTAGGACAGCAGCAGTGCCTTCAACCTGCGCCAGCAGATGAGACTGCAGGCGAGGCTGAGGAAGGCTTCGTGGATGTCGTCCCGGATCTCCCAGCGGATCCGCAGGCGGCGGAACCAGTGCAGGTGGGCGAAGGCACGTTCAACAACCCAGCGTTGGGTGCCGAGTCCGGAGCCGTGTTCGGTGCCGCGGCGGGCGATCCGTGGTTTTACTCCGAGGCCCCAGACCAGGCGGCGGTACTTGTCGTGGTCGTAGCCACGATCGCCGAGCACGACGTCGGGGCGGCGCCGGGGCCTGCCGCGCTTGCCCCGCACGGGTGGCACGGCCTGGAGGAGTGGGATCAGCTGGGTGACGTCGTTGCGGTTGCCGCCGGTCAGGGTGACGGCAAGCGGGATGCCGGTGGCATCGGTGATCAGGTGGTGCTTGCTACCCGTTCTGCCCCGGTCAACTGGGCTTCGTCCGGTCTTGGACCCCCTTTAACGCTCGGATGTGGGAGCCGTCGACCGCAGCCAGGGAGAAGTCCAGGGCGTTCGCGCCGCGCAGCTTGGCCAAGAGTTCCTCGTGGAGCCGGGGCCACACGCCGGCCTCGGTCCACTCGGCCAGGCGGCGCCAGCACGTCATGCCCGAGCCGAAGCCGAGTTCCTGCGGCAGGTGTTCCCAGGCGATCCCCGTGTGCAGCACGAACAGGATGCCTTGGAATACCAGCCGGTCCGGATGCCGCTTGCGACCCGGATGCCGAGGCCGACGCTCCACCTTGGGCAGCAGCGGCTCGATCACCGCCCAGAACTCGTCATCGACTTCCCACGGTTTCGGCCGAGCCACCCCACACCCCCGGATCAGCGCTCCTGGAGTGATCCAACCACCTCGAAGATCATTTCGTTAGGAGTTCTTAGACGCCGGCGGTGACGCCGATGTGGGCGTGGCCGAGTAGTTCCTTGATGACGACGAGATCGACGCCTTGCTTAAGGAGCAGGGTGGCGGTCGAGTGTCGCGGCGACTCAGGTGGGGACTGGCGTGGCCCCACACCAGGGCGTGGTTGTACAGCTCGCCGGGCAGGAAGCGAAGGCGTGGGCCCGACTTGGGACCGCCGACGCGTCGAGGTGGCGCTCGATCGTGGGCGCAACCTGCTCGAAGGGACGCCGCACCCGGAGAACCTCGACAATCACTTCGTGGTGTACCCGGGTGTACCCGGCGAAGTTCGACTTCTACGCCATGGACTGCTACCGCCTGGTCGGCGAGGACGAGCTAGCCCGGGCGCTCACGGAAGAAGTCCTTCGGGCGGGCACGGACTTCGACGGCACGGAGCGCTCACCACCCATGCGCAACGCCGAGGCGCGGGTAACGCTGGAAGTGACTGCCGCGCGGGAGGGCGACTCGGAACAGGCGCTCGTCATGGGCGAGCGCGCCCTCGAAGGCGAGCGCCAGTCCGTCCCTTCGCGCTCATCATGACGAGCCGCGAGTTGGCAGCCGAGATGAGGAACCGATACGCGGCCGAGCCTGCCGCTCAGGACTACCTCGCTCGCCTCCGCGAGCTTGGGCAAGGAACCCCCGGCTTCTTGCCTCAGTAACAGAAGGTGCGGCCTACAGCCGCGCAAACCCTGGCAGCTCGCTGCGCTCGCGTGCGACGGCGTTCAGGAGCTCCCGCCCCCCGCGTGCTTCCGGGCCGACTCGGACCTAGCGTGCCCGACGGGTCGGCACAGTCCCTGCGACTCTCCCGGCTACGCTCGCGCGGGAGCGCCCCGCGGCGCGTGGCTGCGGGGCGCCTTGTGGGGTTTAGTCGACTTGCTCCCCGTCGTACATACCGCCCTTGCAGTAGTTGCCCGCCTCATTGACCGCGGGCGTTCCGCCGCCCTGCTTGCACTCGGAAGGGGTGACGACGGATGGGGCACCCTGTGCGGTGGCGGCGGTGGCGGCGCCTGTGAGGCCGAATCCGGCGAGGGCTGCCGTGGCGATGACGGCGGCGAGGATTCGTCGAATGCGCATTTGGTTCCCCTTTCACGGATTGCCTCAGTTGGGGCACTAGTTAGTTTCTCACCCATGTGGGTGGCACGTCATGTTGAGCCATTCGCGTGACAGTGCTGTCGGGTGCGGGTGCGGTGACGCGACCCGTCGGACAGGCCCTGGACGAAGAGACCACCCGGCCGGATGGGTGGTCTCTTCGTTGTTCCGGAGGCGGCAGCGTTCGCAACCGGCCCAATGCCAAGAGCCGGGGCTGGTCCGGAAATGGTCCGAATCTTGGGACGCTGGGGAGGGGCGCTGCCGTCGACGCCTGCCTCGGGGGCCGCCGTACCCGCGACACGCCCGCGCCCACAGCGTCCCGGTCCGGTGTGGCGACATGCCGGAGACATGCATAGGCCGCGCCGCCCTCGCGGCCCTTCCGGGCTTCGCTCTCCCCGGCGACACCTTGGCCTCCCATCGGCGCTCACCGTGAAGTGCCACCGCAGTGGCGGCCCAGCACCTCGGGGGAAGCGAAGGCCGGCCGCCTCCCCGGCCGAGCCGCGCCCGGCGGTGTGCAGGGGACAGGCCGGGCGGGACGCTGGGCCGTCCGATCCACCTGGTCGGCCTGACGGGCCGGCTACCGCGCTTCGCGCAATCGCAGTTACTCAGCGCGGCCGCCCCCCCGGGTGCCCAGGACGGGCGGGGGAGAGGATGCGACGCTGGAGTGAGGGCCCGCGAGTGGAGGTCCGAGTGCGTCCCATCCGGTCCGCGGCCCTCTCCTTCGGCCTGGCGACCATGTCCCGGTGCGGCTCAATGGATGCGACGCAGAATCGTGCGGTCAGTCTGTGAGCCCGTCGGCCGGGGGCACCACTCACCGAGAGTCGCCAGGCGGCCTTACCGCGTGGATCCGGCCCGCCGGGACCAGGACCGCGCGACCAACCCGGAAGGCAGGTGCGTCCCATGCGCACGTCGACCCGTATCGCCGGTGCCCTCGCCGGCCTGACCCTCACCCTCGGCGGTGCGGTCGCCGCTCCCGCGGTCCGGGCGGACATCCCCGCCTGCACACAGATGGCCGAACTGGCCGGTGCCACCGATTCCGACTCCGTCACAGCGGCCTGCAGCCGTGGCGTGGCCGGAGACCTGCAGAGTTGTGTGACCGGGCTGACCGGGGCCGGAGTGGCGGGCGGCGCCGCGACCGGTGCCTGCCGGGCGGCGGCCCACGAACCGCGTTAGAGGACCGCGCGCGGCAGCCGCCCGCCGCCACCGGTCGGAGGCAGGTACGGCCCGTCTCCTCCTCAATCCCCGGCCTGCCCGGAAACAACGCGGCTCCGGTGGGCAGTCTCGACGCCAAGGACATCGACGTCGCCCCGCTTCTATCGACGTCGCCCCGCTTCTATCGGCGCGCACGCGGCGTACCGATGCGGCCGGTCGAGGTCGGTGACGTCATACCTCTCCGGGGCCGGGCAGTCACGCCCGGGCGCGGCGCCCAGCCTCGCCTCGCGGGCCTCATGCGGAGCGCCCATGCTGAGTAAGAGGGCGCCGTCGTCTTGAGACTTGTCCTTCCCGCAGGCCGAACGAAGGCGCCTGAGAGGAGGAGGAAGTCATGCGCATGCGAAGAATCCTGGGCCTCGCCCTGGCCGCGGCAACCCTTGCCGGCGCGAGCGCCGTCGGCGCTGTCAGCGCCGGGGCCGCCTCGTCTCCGAACATCTCCAGAGACGAGTGCACGGCCGCCGGCGGACAGATCGTTTCACGCCCCTACGCCAGCGACGCCTGCGCGCTGCCTGACGGGACCAGGCCGGCGATCACCTGACCCGTCGGCGCACGGCTGGGCAACCAGTCCGGCCGGTGCACCGGGCGCGGTGCGTATGGGGTGACCGCCCCCGGTCCACCGTTGGGTGGATCGCCCGCGCCCGTCTCGACACCGCGGCACTCGCGATGGTGGACGCCGACCGTCTCGAAGCCAAGGCCGTCACCGCTTCGAGACGGTCCGCGCCGTCCTGAACACCGTGCTCGCCGCCGTCCTGAACGGCCTCGCCATGTCGTCATACATTGACCGACGAGGTCGTTTCGCATTTCCTGGCTGTATTGATTTCGGATTTCCCAGCTGTATTGATCACGAGCATCGTTGACACTCGGCAGGTCTTGAACAGGCGCAGAAGAACGAGCAGTCCCGCCGGCCTCGAGCCTGGATGTGCCGACGGTGATGGAGTCTTCCTTCTGGCGCGGGCGATGATCGCGCCGCTGTGCGCACTGACGTGGCCCATTGCCGATGCCCTGACTCATTCCCACCGTGGAAGAGGTCCAGCAGGTCATCCCGCTCCACCAACCCGTCTGAGCCAAGGCCGACCCCGCCGGCATCGCCAACCGGCACGCGGCCCACGGCCCTCTCCAGGGACCTACGAGACGGCCCCGTAAAAGCACGACCAAGGAGCCGACCGGCACGGTGCACCCGCCGGTCGGCTCCGCCGTGCTCCTCGACGGCCCCGGGGATGACTCCGTCGTTCGGCCCATCAAGGGCACCGGCTGCAACGCCGAAAAGGACCAAGTGGAGTCGCCCCACCCTCGCGTTCCGGTAAGCCTCCGCGCCCCAGGCCGCCCCGATGACGGCGGTCCCGTACCCCGGCCGACAGGCCCGGAGGAGATCCCGCATGCGCGTCTGCCTGCCCCTGACCGCCGTCACCACCGCCGCGCTCCTGCTCGTCACGGTCACCGGCGTGACTCCCGCCGCAGCAGACCGGAACCCCGACGGCACACCACTGGTCAAGGTGTCCCACGGCGACCCGTACGCGGACTGCACCATCGGAGCGATCTCCCCCGAGAGCATCGTCTACCCCGGCACCGAGGTCGAGCCGTACCTGTCCGTCGATCCGCGCGACCCGAAACGCGTGGTCACCGTGTACCAGCAGGACCGCTGGAACGACGGCGCCGCCCGCGGCCTGGTGGCCTCCTGGACCACCGACGGCCACACCTTCCACCGGAGCCCGCTGCCGTTCAGCCTGTGCGCCCCCGGCGGCGCGGACTACGAACGGGCCTCCGACCCCTGGGTGAGCACCGGACCGGACGGCACCGTCTATGCGAGCGGGGAAGGCGTCGACTTCACCAAGAGCACGCGCAGCGCCCTCCTGGCCGCCACCTCCCGCGACGGCGGCCGCACTTGGCAGAACCTCACCACCACGCACGTCGACGAGCAGCCGTTCTTCAACGACAAGCCCTCGCTCACCGCCGACCCGATCCGCGAAGGCACCGCCTACCAGGTCTGGAACCGCCTCGACAACGACCCGCCCGGCCCCAGCTCCCTCGACGGTCCCGGCTACATCTCCCTCACCCGCGACGCCGGCCGCACCTGGAGCGAGGCCCGGCGGTTCGTCGACACCGGCGCCGTGCCCAACACCCAGACCATCGGCCATGTGATCGTCGTCGACCGGCGCACCGGCACCCTGTACGACTTCTACGACCGGATCACCTACTCCGACGACCTGAGCACCGTCACCGAAGCCCACTACGAGGTGGTCACCTCCACCGACGCCGGAGAAACCTGGAGCGCCCCGGCCACCGTGGCCCGCGACACCTCCGTACCGGAGGTCGACCCGAACGACCCCACCAAACTGCTGCGCGCCGCGTCCACCCTGCCCAGCCCGGCCGTCGACCCCAAGTCAGGCACGCTGTACATGGCCTACGAGGGCTCGGACTTCTCCGGCGGCAGGTTCGACTCCGTCCAGCTCGTGCGCTCCACCGACGGCGGACGTACCTGGGGGACCCCCGAGCTGATCAGCCCTGAGGACGTGCCGGCCTTCTCCCCGTCGATCGCGGTCGACGAGCGGGGCACGGTCGCACTCACCTACTACGACCTGCGCTTCCTCAAGCCGGGCGACACCACCACCCTGCCCACCGCCTACCAGCTGGCCACCCTGCCGCACGGAAACCCGGAGCTCCGGACCGAACGACGGATCTCACGGGTCTTCGACTGGCTGCAGGCGCCGTTCGCCGGGGGCTACTTCCTCGGCGACTACCAAGGCCTGGTCGCAGACGGCAAGGGGTGCGGGCGGTGCTCACCGAAACCAACTCCGACGCACCCCAGAACCGTACGGACGTGTACACCAGCAGTCTCCGCACCCGCTGACCGACGGGGACGCCGTCGGCCGACCCGACCGCCGGCGGCTGCAGACAGGC is a genomic window containing:
- a CDS encoding nuclear transport factor 2 family protein produces the protein MTRSPADLMRVNLLEVFNEPDPDRRAAVIAENYAEDVVWHEPDHINRGLTDFARRATELLAENPDWVFRPAGAASGLDDIGHLGFQYGPADGQPPMISGMDIARTRDGVIIELYTIVTEIRQPF
- a CDS encoding serine hydrolase yields the protein MPSKPTYASASSGRPSTPSATHSAWQSLRLEDSARINPCSPSPGPVPPVAAPGAKWSYSNYGYNLLGRVVKLAGGQDLSTAVQQRITRPLGLHRTLLPTSGNGLTTPFTHGYGLGDVCPT
- a CDS encoding NADPH-dependent FMN reductase gives rise to the protein MPTIGIIVGSTRPNRVGDQVARWVLDHASRRTDAGFDLLDLREHPLPHLDEPMPPSLGQYQNEHTRRWAETIAAYDGFVIVTPEYNHDIPGVLKNALDYLYAEWNNKALGLVSYGAAGGARSAEQLRLVAAELQMADVRQQVVLSLHTDFENFSVFKPGDHNLHALDTMLDQVIAWTAALAPLRTAPAVAT
- a CDS encoding DUF1772 domain-containing protein; translated protein: MLDALEVVTTVVVGLMVGVEFSVAFIMNRILDALPEDSGQLGHAHGGRMLGALMPFWYIGSLVLSAIWAVAGWHHHGAGLVVTAAGLLILSVVMSILLLVPINNRNKTWTPENRPADWKQQLHRWERFHYVRVAVIIAAFTLLVAALA
- a CDS encoding IS5 family transposase (programmed frameshift); this encodes MARPKPWEVDDEFWAVIEPLLPKVERRPRHPGRKRHPDRLVFQGILFVLHTGIAWEHLPQELGFGSGMTCWRRLAEWTEAGVWPRLHEELLAKLRGANALDFSLAAVDGSHIRALKGGSKTGRSPVDRGRTGSKHHLITDATGIPLAVTLTGGNRNDVTQLIPLLQAVPPVRGKRGRPRRRPDVVLGDRGYDHDKYRRLVWGLGVKPRIARRGTEHGSGLGTQRWVVERAFAHLHWFRRLRIRWEIRDDIHEAFLSLACSLICWRRLKALLLS
- a CDS encoding DUF4267 domain-containing protein, which produces MSLKKINTVLAAAFILFILWFGTEYILSPETTAPGYGLPSWPSGDGDGFLIIKGIRDVVMALVLGILLVTGHRRALGWALLVEALAAYGDMANVLAHQGSVATALGVHCLTATLMVVNGLLIMRETRNVAAAPETPAPQPA
- a CDS encoding TetR/AcrR family transcriptional regulator codes for the protein MSVQERKERERAERERLIVATARELAEQQGWDAVTTRRLAERIEYSQPVLYSHFRGKREIIGAVALEGAAEMAAAVRAAASRANSPRERVAALARAYLDFAEHNPAVYDALFQLDGGLAYAQEDTPEPLKDAFAALLECLAEVAGDGVHPGMFTEVFWAALHGLATLTRAGRLMPEDAEPRVELLVDRLAMI
- a CDS encoding IS5 family transposase, with product MSARRAYRSDVSDARWALIEPVFVAWRAARSGPGTAARVHDLREIVNAILYVNRTGIPWEYLPHDFPPFKTVYDYFAKWEADGTTELVHDLLRDRTRRANARSAEPSAAVVDAQSVKTSSNVSEASQGIDAGKKIKGRKRHLITDTLGLVLTVLVTAASVHDSVGGKQALTELAAAHPSVTRVWADGGYQTSVIQHGAGLGIDVQVVQRPRVKGFRPLPKRWVIERTFGWLMQHRRLARDYEALPQRSRTMIHWAMANKMSRELTGESSPTWRIETDIPFTTI
- a CDS encoding VOC family protein; the protein is MLRLTDFIVDCPDTMKLAAFYSEVTGLPVKEGSNENWAGIQFGEIELAFIQVEDYRAPQWPDSEHPKQFHLDFEVDDIEAEQRRVLALGATLQRDCIGPDGYGFRVYADPIGHPFCLCRNKGVIWTDQGPIWAKRDQ